A portion of the Streptococcus sp. Marseille-Q6470 genome contains these proteins:
- the infC gene encoding translation initiation factor IF-3: MKTIAKQDLFINDEIRVREVRLIGLEGEQLGIKPLGEAQALADDANVDLVLIQPQAKPPVAKIMDYGKFKFEYQKKQKEQRKKQSVVTVKEVRLSPVIDKGDFDTKLRSARKFLEKGNKVKVSIRFKGRMITHKEIGAKVLADFAEATQDIAIIEQRAKMDGRQMFMQLAPATDKK; the protein is encoded by the coding sequence GCAAAGCAAGACTTATTCATCAATGATGAAATTCGTGTACGTGAAGTTCGCTTAATCGGTCTTGAGGGCGAACAATTGGGTATCAAACCACTTGGTGAAGCGCAAGCACTTGCGGATGACGCTAATGTGGACTTGGTTCTCATTCAACCTCAAGCTAAACCTCCTGTTGCGAAAATTATGGACTACGGTAAGTTCAAATTTGAGTACCAGAAGAAACAAAAAGAACAACGCAAAAAACAAAGCGTTGTGACCGTGAAAGAAGTTCGATTGAGCCCAGTTATTGATAAGGGGGATTTCGATACGAAACTTCGCAGTGCTCGCAAGTTCCTTGAAAAAGGGAACAAAGTGAAGGTTTCCATTCGCTTTAAGGGTCGTATGATTACCCATAAAGAGATTGGAGCAAAAGTTTTAGCCGATTTCGCTGAAGCAACTCAAGATATTGCTATCATCGAACAACGTGCTAAAATGGATGGTCGTCAAATGTTCATGCAGTTGGCCCCAGCAACTGACAAGAAATAA
- the rpmI gene encoding 50S ribosomal protein L35 yields MPKQKTHRASAKRFKRTGSGGLKRFRAYTSHRFHGKTKKQRRHLRKASMVHAGDFKRIKAMLTRLK; encoded by the coding sequence ATGCCAAAACAAAAAACACACCGCGCATCAGCTAAACGTTTCAAACGTACAGGTTCTGGTGGACTTAAACGTTTCCGTGCTTACACTTCTCACCGTTTCCACGGAAAAACTAAGAAACAACGTCGTCATCTTCGTAAAGCATCTATGGTGCATGCAGGAGATTTCAAACGTATCAAAGCAATGCTTACTCGCTTGAAATAA
- the rplT gene encoding 50S ribosomal protein L20 yields the protein MARVKGGVVSRKRRKRILKLAKGYYGAKHILFRTAKEQVMNSYYYAYRDRRQKKRDFRKLWITRINAAARLNGLSYSQLMHGLKLAEIEVNRKMLADLAVNDAAAFTALADAAKAKLGK from the coding sequence ATGGCACGTGTTAAAGGTGGCGTTGTATCACGCAAACGTCGTAAACGTATTTTAAAATTAGCAAAAGGTTACTATGGAGCTAAACACATCTTGTTCCGTACTGCAAAAGAACAAGTAATGAACTCTTACTACTATGCATACCGTGACCGTCGTCAAAAGAAACGTGACTTCCGCAAATTGTGGATTACACGTATCAATGCGGCAGCTCGTTTGAACGGACTTTCATACTCACAATTGATGCATGGTTTGAAATTGGCTGAGATCGAAGTAAACCGTAAAATGCTTGCTGACTTAGCTGTTAACGATGCAGCAGCTTTCACAGCTCTTGCAGATGCAGCCAAAGCAAAACTTGGTAAATAA